The nucleotide window TAGTAATATTTTGCCACGCAGGGGTACGGAACCTACCTTAGCTAAGCGCTGCATGAAATTTGCCGAATTGTGCAGCATACGATCTGAGTGAATCTCGTATGTTTCAAGAGCAGCTGACTGACCAACGGTAAGCGCAATCATACCTATGGTCTTGATGTTAATGGATCTAAGCTCCGCGTAATCAAATTCAAAGCGATCCTGGTCACCGATCTTTATGTGAAAAGTCTCTGAGGTTTTGTCATCTAGATCGGGGCCAAGAATACCGCGGATGCGGGAAAGCTCTTCCTCGACCTCCTTGGTATCCATGTTGAAAAATACAATGGCACCGAATCTATAAATGAAAACAAACTTCAGATCACCGTACTCAACCTGCAGCGCGGATGGGCTGCTATCGACGATGCGTCCCGTGAGTATAGGACGTAAGGATTTGACTGGGATAGCGTGATAGAGATTGAATGCCTGAAGCAAGTATGGATTTGTCACGTTTACCGCTACAAATTGGGAAAGGCTGCCTACTTGGTTTTGCGAAGATACCACCAGGCAGCCTATTTCATTTTTGAACCAAAACAGGGAAATGACTAATCAAGTCTATTCTATCGCTAGATTTGTTTCAACTGCTGTCACACCGGGCGCCGCCCATGCGGCCCATTTAGCATCTTGAATCTCAGCCTGCGACCGGACCGTGCCGCTCAGGCTGACGCGCCCATTTGCGGTTGAGACGCGTATTCTTTTGGCGTCGGCCTCAGCGCTACGAATGAGTGCTTGTTCGATCCGAATCTTGATATCCGTTGGCTGCGGACGTTGATGGATCGCAAGGTGGTTCTTCACTGACCTGACGCCAGTGATATACCTCACAGCCGACGTTGCTGCATCTCGTTGATACTGCCAATCTACCTCGCCACGGAGAATGACTACGCCATCTTCAACAGAGATTTGGATCGTCGATGGTAGACTTACGTTCCATCTTATGGCATCAGCTGCTGCTTTTGCTACTTCTTGATCGGACTTAGTATTAGTCGGTGGCAGTTTAACCTCAATCTCTTCGGCGACTGCCTTGACTCCAGCAACGCGAAAAGCTGCTTTTTCAGCGCTGTACTTGTCAGCAAAGCTTGGCACAAAGCCACTGAGCGTGACTACACCGTCACTGACGGAAACGGCTATGTTCTCGGATGCAACGCTAGGGTCAAAACCGAGCTCGTCCAAAATGTCTTGGCGGATTTGATTGTCAGTTTTCATGAAACTTGCTCCTTTTCCAATGGCTCATCTAAAAGCTAATTAGCCTACGCTCGACGTCTGCAGATTCCGTGCCATTAGCAGAACTCAGTGAGGGACTGTGTAAGCATGGTCTGCGCATAAGACTTGCAAGGTTTTTTGTGACAATCATTTGGTAACGGGGGTTCCCATGACGAAGTACCGCAACAGGCGCGAGGCAGGTCAGATCCTAGGAGTACATCTAGAGAAAGAACTGCGGAAAAAGGAACTAACCAAGCCATTAGTGCTTGGGCTCCCGCGGGGGGGAGTTCCCGTCGCATTTGAAGTGGCCGCGGTCCTGCGGTGTGCTCTCGATGTCATAGTGACGCGAAAACTCGGCGTCCCCGGACATGCAGAGCTGGCCTGTGGTGCTATAGGCCCAGAGGGTGTGGAAATTCTCGATCAAAGATTGGTTAGTGAGTGCGGCATCACTGACAAACAAATTTCTGACATAGTCGCGCGGGAATCGGTTGAGCTCACGCGGCGGCAGGAACTCTATCGTACCGGTCTTGGTCCTCTAAATTTGTCGGGGCGTGATGTGATCTTAGTCGACGACGGCATCGCTACCGGTGCAACCA belongs to Deltaproteobacteria bacterium and includes:
- a CDS encoding RMD1 family protein — protein: MTNPYLLQAFNLYHAIPVKSLRPILTGRIVDSSPSALQVEYGDLKFVFIYRFGAIVFFNMDTKEVEEELSRIRGILGPDLDDKTSETFHIKIGDQDRFEFDYAELRSINIKTIGMIALTVGQSAALETYEIHSDRMLHNSANFMQRLAKVGSVPLRGKILLKFIGSAAGTRQEIVANLAILDPPEEAWLSHEMQKIFKETQQCFDIDVRFRALDRKLTLVQDNLEILANLVTNRRAAILEILIVGLIALELILAVFK
- a CDS encoding BON domain-containing protein; its protein translation is MKTDNQIRQDILDELGFDPSVASENIAVSVSDGVVTLSGFVPSFADKYSAEKAAFRVAGVKAVAEEIEVKLPPTNTKSDQEVAKAAADAIRWNVSLPSTIQISVEDGVVILRGEVDWQYQRDAATSAVRYITGVRSVKNHLAIHQRPQPTDIKIRIEQALIRSAEADAKRIRVSTANGRVSLSGTVRSQAEIQDAKWAAWAAPGVTAVETNLAIE
- a CDS encoding phosphoribosyltransferase; protein product: MTKYRNRREAGQILGVHLEKELRKKELTKPLVLGLPRGGVPVAFEVAAVLRCALDVIVTRKLGVPGHAELACGAIGPEGVEILDQRLVSECGITDKQISDIVARESVELTRRQELYRTGLGPLNLSGRDVILVDDGIATGAT